Proteins from a genomic interval of Toxoplasma gondii ME49 chromosome Ia, whole genome shotgun sequence:
- a CDS encoding zinc finger (CCCH type) motif-containing protein (encoded by transcript TGME49_294840), with protein MVETVGRQEEAGGSPCDESSEPSAAAGEAANRGGHTGERIDVYGPTRGCGAARSRLLKSVDEGVAGSPSPRQASGEGSGAADPPSEAEDRAHVCRRRSASGGAPKSGRQRTRRRKKKDKGETRSEGQAEQRPGPGAENEPAESSAEVRQHPACRQNVGSAHDEVGVSDKRERLPSDTNVRSREEKETTSSQKTDGIRSKASNGGTETPESREQNDSKPVAATSTGEARMRAERQREQAVESSAGHSEIPRIRVLRDTDDAPIAQTGEHNDREADGGSPQPSSSGEDSRKAMDQDESDGERALASSSERGDSSDSVTGPPVRLVRAYSQYYKTKMCVYVVQGRACARDSKCVYAHSERELREPPNLEKTRLCPVLKQTGACPNSDFCAYAHSAVELRHTVTVFKTKICHMWNKGKCGAGPACRHAHGLEELKRHRQRSQQELVALSRGSNLQGASSGSAGVQGGSCQSEEEATQVERGGMSSSSASSGESGDAHSAAKDASNGRAKEEVETPELEPIKDAVVPAVPLASAKGRSEKKPIQSDRVVAPTKERRIMEGCRQAVAGTDGPGQQRVVTLEPEKSYVGFVAQTKGREDRKAQVAGGGSRKVSSQRLREGVCEAQGRRMQLGRQHGDGLRGYVSDREVKTYHSSRESGPALAPQKGRARNLSGCTGVNALEVPGREREIAAESRRQPTLSPLEQVLASSELHLPWMPPPPGRSGPPMQMTEQVPTRQAHPPRVPWPVGAENGETWRETPEPVPAALTHYLSALLALQDPEFSNQKGQNSRGVEESVSGMRRRLSSMSLNQSVAPFSRAAAGGSAFQRATPRPEHPNFCDPLESVNRSLHHSSTAHQRQAEQGALLQLLLGCRAEDLAGGATHRMASGAESRTQQLPAPLYREAHSRTARGFSESRSPRNWLVRTEELESLHFSSSLASGRGTRKSSVPSFALSNSTAAGLLELLSRSEAGGPGQPSLESRSSDAGAAFPLADGGFWGLRSDGATGVLDSASRDEGENHAYTIPRLLMMKGDSELKDSVQYFLSTVAPRASGRSTQGSGLQDYSLQVTRAAEVSGSQQGLLAMPHSTATSPDDRFCCGSAPPVGAYFPQPASVGGRRTVVAEQSPLPTGVTVPFPALPEGNGERSADTEGTSWARQGNWH; from the exons ATGGTTGAAACGGTAGGCCGTCAGGAGGAGGCTGGGGGCTCACCCTGTGATGAGTCTTCAGAGCCATCGGCGGCAGCAGGCGAAGCTGCCAATAGGGGGGGCCACACTGGCGAACGAATTGATGTATACGGCCCCACGCGGGGATGTGGAGCGGCGCGAAGCCGCCTCTTAAAGAGTGTGGACGAAGGTGTAGCGGGCAGTCCGTCTCCCCGGCAAGCGAGCGGAGAAGGATCCGGCGCGGCAGATCCACCCTCCGAGGCTGAGGATCGAGCACATGTGTGCAGACGGCGCTCTGCAAGTGGCGGAGCGCCCAAGAGTGGTCGTCAGCGGACtcgcagacgaaaaaagaaagacaagggCGAGACAAGATCGGAGGGTCAGGCTGAGCAGCGACCGGGACCGGGTGCCGAGAACGAACCCGCGGAGTCTTCAGCGGAAGTGCGGCAACACCCTGCATGTAGACAGAACGTGGGGAGCGCACATGACGAGGTCGGTGTTtcagacaagagagaacggcTTCCAAGCGACACAAATGTTCGGAgccgcgaagagaaggaaacaacgaGTAGCCAGAAAACAGACGGGATCCGTTCAAAGGCAAGCAACGGTGGGACAGAAACGCCAGAGTCACGTGAGCAGAACGACTCGAAGCCCGTCGCAGCGACATCCACCGGTGAAGCAAGGATGCGTGCAGAGAGGCAACGCGAACAGGCGGTGGAGTCCAGCGCGGGACATTCCGAGATACCCCGCATTCGAGTCTTGCGCGACACCGATGATGCGCCTATCGCGCAAACGGGAGAGCACAATGACAGGGAGGCTGATGGAGGTTCTCCACAGCCGTCGAGCAGTGGAGAAGACAGTCGAAAGGCCATGGACCAAGATGAAAGTGATGGTGAACGCGCTCTCGCTTCCAGCTCtgaacgcggagacagcagtgACAGCGTCACGGGCCCTCCTGTTCGCCTTGTGAGAGCGTACTCTCAGTACTACAAG ACAAAGATGTGCGTCTACGTCGTTCAAGGAAGGGCCTGTGCCCGTGACAGCAAATGCGTGTATGCGCATAGTGAACGCGAGCTGCGGGAGCCCCCGAATTtggagaagacgcgtctgTGCCCGGTCTTAAAGCAGACAGGCGCCTGCCCCAACAGCGACTTCTGTGCATATGCACACAGCGCTGTCGAACTCCGTCATACCGTCACCGTCTTCAAAAC GAAAATCTGCCATATGTGGAACAAAGGAAAGTGTGGAGCGGGTCCGGCGTGCCGCCACGCTCACGGCTTGGAGGAGTTGAAGCGGCACCGCCAGCGCAGTCAGCAGGAGCTTGTGGCCTTGTCACGAGGCTCGAATCTCCAGGGCGCCTCAAGTGGTTCAGCTGGGGTGCAAGGGGGCAGCTGTCagagtgaggaagaagcgacgcaagtcgagagaggcggcatgtcttcatcttctgcaTCGTCGGGTGAGAGCGGCGACGCCCACAGTGCTGCGAAGGATGCCAGTAATGGCAGGGCGAAAGAAGAGGTCGAGACTCCAGAGTTGGAACCTATAAAAGACGCGGTCGTGCCTGCTGTTCCTTTGGCAAGTGCCAAAGGCCGctccgagaagaagccgatTCAGTCTGACCGCGTTGTGGCTCCAACTAAAGAGCGACGGATAATGGAGGGTTGCCGGCAGGCTGTGGCTGGAACCGACGGACCGGGACAGCAGCGTGTAGTGACACTGGAACCAGAGAAGAGCTATGTGGGGTTTGTCGCTCAGACAAAAGGCCgcgaagacaggaaagcgcAGGTGGCTGGCGGCGGCTCCAGGAAGGTGAGCTCGCAGCGTTTGCGAGAGGGCGTGTGTGAAGCTCAGGgtcgtcgcatgcagctAGGTCGCCAACACGGCGACGGTTTGCGCGGTTATGTTTCAGACCGGGAGGTAAAAACGTATCACTCTTCTCGTGAGTCGGGTCCTGCCCTGGCGCCGCAAAAAGGCCGTGCGCGAAATTTGAGTGGCTGCACCGGAGTCAATGCACTGGAGGTGCCCGGCCGGGAAAGGGAAATCGCGGCTGAGAGCCGCAGGCAACCCACTCTGAGTCCGTTGGAGCAAGTGTTGGCATCGTCAGAACTCCATCTCCCGTGGAtgccgccgcctcctggCAGGAGTGGTCCACCCATGCAGATGACCGAGCAGGTGCCGACGCGGCAGGCTCATCCACCGCGTGTCCCCTGGCCTGTGGGTGCAGAAAACGGTGAgacctggagagagacgcccgaGCCAGTCCCGGCTGCCCTAACGCACTACCTGTCGGCTTTGTTGGCACTGCAGGATCCGGAGTTCTCGAATCAGAAGGGGCAGAACTCGCGGGGAGTGGAAGAATCAGTGAGTGGTATGCGCAGGCGCCTGTCGTCCATGTCGCTCAACCAGTCGGTTGCGCCGTTTTCGCGAGCAGCGGCGGGAGGGTCCGCGTTTCAACGTGCCACTCCCCGACCGGAGCACCCGAACTTCTGTGACCCTCTGGAGTCTGTGAACCGGAGCCTTCACCACTCTAGCACTGCTCATCAGCGACAGGCGGAACAGGGCGCCCTGCTTCAGCTTTTGCTAGGGTGCAGAGCAGAGGACTTGGCTGGAGGGGCGACTCATCGAATGGCTTCCGGCGCGGAGTCGCGAACGCAGCAACTTCCTGCGCCGCTGTATCGCGAGGCACATTCGCGAACCGCACGGGGGTTCAGCGAGTCTCGTTCACCCAGAAATTGGTTGGTGCGGACGGAAGAGCTCGAATCTTTGCACTTCAGCTCGTCGCTTGCGTCAGGAAGGGGTACGCGCAAGTCCTCTGTTCCCTCTTTCGCGCTGTCGAACTCGACGGCTGCGGGACTTTTGGAGCTGCTTTCTAGGTCAGAGGCCGGGGGCCCAGGGCAACCTTCGCTTGAGTCTCGGTCATCAGACGCTGGGGCGGCCTTTCCGCTGGCAGATGGAGGGTTTTGGGGGCTGAGGAGTGACGGCGCGACGGGGGTTCTCGACTCAGCTTCGAGGGACGAGGGCGAGAACCATGCGTATACAATCCCGCGGCTGCTCATGatgaaaggagacagcgagttGAAAGATTCTGTTCAGTATTTCCTCTCCACCGTCGCTCCGAGGGCTTCCGGCCGCAGCACGCAGGGAAGTGGCTTGCAAGATTACTCCCTGCAGGTGACGCGAGCTGCGGAGGTTTCTGGATCACAACAGGGGCTTTTAGCAATGCCGCACTCGACTGCCACATCTCCAGACGACAGATTTTGCTGTGGTTCAGCCCCACCGGTGGGCGCCTACTTTCCACAACCTGCCTCTGTTGGTGGGCGTCGAACAGTCGTTGCGGAACAGAGTCCACTGCCCACGGGGGTCACTGTGCCGTTTCCCGCCCTTCCCGAAGGAAATGGGGAGCGCAGCGCGGACACCGAGGGGACTTCCTGGGCGCGTCAGGGGAACTGGCACTGA